A DNA window from Comamonas sp. 26 contains the following coding sequences:
- a CDS encoding 7-cyano-7-deazaguanine/7-aminomethyl-7-deazaguanine transporter: protein MTSAHAVQTPSSRLPLYLSLLVVFHIAIVIASNYLVQLPITLLGFHSTWGAFSFPFIFLATDLTVRLIGKVEARRVITRAMLPALLVSYVVGVLFHDGRFNGWDTLESFNSFVFRIALASFAAYVLGQLLDIQVFDRIRQKSHAWWLAPAAASVFGQLLDTAAFFSIAFWNSTDAFMAANWMEIAMVDYVIKLAVSLLLFVPAYGVVLATIVRSMRMPAAPAAVAP from the coding sequence ATGACATCCGCTCATGCCGTGCAGACGCCATCGTCGCGCCTGCCGCTATACCTCTCGCTTCTGGTGGTGTTCCACATCGCCATCGTCATCGCCAGCAACTATCTGGTGCAACTGCCGATCACGCTGCTGGGCTTTCACAGCACCTGGGGTGCCTTCAGCTTTCCGTTCATCTTCCTGGCCACCGACCTGACCGTGCGTCTGATCGGTAAGGTGGAAGCACGGCGCGTCATCACACGGGCCATGTTGCCTGCGCTGCTGGTGTCCTATGTAGTGGGCGTGCTGTTCCATGACGGCCGCTTCAATGGCTGGGACACGCTGGAGTCCTTCAACAGCTTTGTGTTTCGCATCGCTCTGGCCAGCTTTGCTGCCTATGTGTTGGGCCAGTTGCTGGACATTCAGGTGTTCGACCGCATTCGTCAGAAAAGCCATGCCTGGTGGTTGGCGCCTGCCGCTGCCTCGGTGTTCGGTCAGCTGCTGGATACGGCAGCTTTCTTCTCGATTGCTTTCTGGAACAGCACCGATGCTTTCATGGCCGCCAACTGGATGGAAATCGCCATGGTCGATTACGTCATCAAGCTGGCTGTGAGTCTGCTGCTATTCGTTCCTGCCTATGGCGTGGTGCTGGCCACGATTGTGCGCAGCATGCGCATGCCGGCAGCGCCAGCGGCTGTTGCGCCCTGA
- the bfr gene encoding bacterioferritin — MQGHPAVVDYLKDLLRGELAARDQYFAHSRIYEDQGFTKLFTRLDHEMQEETQHADALLRRILMLGGHPDMRPKEFTPGETVPEMLSKDLATEYEVRAGLQQGIALCEQHRDYVSRDMLLTQLRDTEEDHAYWLEKQLSLINMVGLQNYLQSQT; from the coding sequence ATGCAAGGCCACCCCGCTGTCGTCGACTATCTGAAGGACCTGCTGCGCGGCGAGCTCGCAGCGCGCGACCAGTACTTCGCGCACTCGCGCATCTATGAAGACCAAGGCTTCACCAAGCTCTTCACGCGCCTGGATCACGAGATGCAGGAAGAGACCCAGCATGCCGACGCACTGCTGCGCCGCATCCTGATGCTGGGCGGCCACCCCGACATGCGCCCCAAGGAATTCACGCCCGGCGAGACCGTTCCCGAGATGCTGAGCAAAGACCTGGCTACCGAGTACGAGGTGCGCGCCGGTCTGCAGCAAGGCATAGCGCTATGCGAACAGCACCGCGACTATGTGAGCCGCGACATGCTGCTGACCCAGTTGCGCGATACAGAGGAAGACCATGCCTACTGGCTGGAGAAGCAACTAAGCCTGATCAATATGGTTGGGCTGCAGAACTATCTGCAAAGCCAGACCTGA
- a CDS encoding LysR family transcriptional regulator translates to MELRLLHYFVTLAEELHFSRAAQRLSISQPPLSVAIKQLEQELQAQLFERSSKGVRLTAAGEHLLGKARQLLALSQQAAQETRDVAQGTRGHLRLGFVGSSLYRGLPQALEQFQLLHPQVRVDMLEANSAEQILDLQQMRLDMALVHSIQPPEGIASQLIMEEAFVVCMPEHHALQACEAVDLAELKNDRLILFSPMVSPAYHQRIYEMCLAHGFAPEVRHEVRHWLSVISLVSLGQGLALVPAALERVGMPRLVFRPLQGAHPSSEMLAMWRRDPANPLVQTLLTCLKQAVARL, encoded by the coding sequence ATGGAACTGCGGCTGCTGCACTACTTCGTCACCTTGGCCGAAGAGCTTCACTTCAGCCGCGCGGCCCAGCGGTTGTCGATCTCTCAGCCCCCGCTGTCCGTGGCCATCAAGCAGCTCGAGCAAGAGCTGCAGGCCCAGTTGTTCGAACGCAGCAGCAAGGGCGTGCGGCTCACGGCAGCAGGCGAACATCTGCTGGGCAAGGCTCGCCAGCTGCTGGCCCTGAGCCAGCAGGCCGCGCAGGAAACACGTGACGTGGCACAGGGCACGCGCGGCCATCTGCGCCTGGGCTTTGTCGGCTCCAGCCTGTACCGCGGCCTGCCCCAGGCATTGGAGCAATTCCAGCTCCTGCATCCCCAAGTACGTGTGGACATGCTGGAAGCCAACAGCGCCGAACAAATCCTCGACCTGCAGCAGATGCGGCTGGACATGGCCCTGGTCCATTCCATACAGCCGCCCGAAGGCATTGCCAGCCAGCTCATCATGGAAGAGGCTTTCGTGGTCTGCATGCCCGAGCACCATGCTCTGCAGGCCTGCGAAGCCGTTGACCTGGCCGAACTGAAGAACGACCGGCTGATCCTGTTTTCCCCCATGGTTTCGCCGGCCTACCACCAGCGTATCTACGAGATGTGCCTGGCCCACGGCTTTGCGCCCGAGGTGCGCCACGAGGTGCGGCACTGGCTGTCGGTGATTTCGCTGGTTTCGCTGGGCCAGGGCCTGGCGCTGGTGCCCGCTGCGCTGGAGCGCGTGGGTATGCCGCGCCTGGTGTTCCGCCCACTGCAGGGAGCGCACCCCTCGTCCGAGATGCTGGCCATGTGGCGCCGCGATCCCGCCAATCCGCTGGTGCAGACGCTGCTGACCTGCCTGAAGCAGGCCGTGGCAAGGCTCTGA
- a CDS encoding acyl-CoA dehydrogenase family protein, with amino-acid sequence MSANDQPQMHAVTQAVNAQAHPVPDRHGANFYATDAELQSLLKLYLPADLLAHLQPYFQRMGELAGGRIDELAGIADKNPPELEYRTRSGQDRQRIIKHPAYEELERIAYGEFGLQAMSHRDDMLGWQGKMPPIVKYALTYLFVQSEFGLCCPLSMTDSLTRTLKKFGSSELVDKYLPQLLSLDWDEQAQGAMFMTEQAAGSDISNTQTIAYAQADGSWSLTGDKWFCSNPDAEFAMVLARVDGGPPGMKGISLFLLPRSLDDGSDNHYRIVRLKDKMGTRSMASGEIRMDDARAYLVGEQGRGFVQMADMVNNSRLSNGVRSAGMMRRAVAEAEFIAHERIAFGKRIEDMPLMQRQLDKLRLPAEQARSMVFQTAQTLMRSDAGEPDAYALLRILTPMLKFRACRDARKVTGDAMEVRGGCGYIEEWSDPRLVRDAHLGSIWEGTSNIVALDVIRAIKREGSLPVLQAYLTKLLDEAQLSAAYRQALEAALARAGALAEKAAEEGGDVLARQAATGLYNCTTAIAMAWEAGQTGSAERLRLSQLVLLHRVLSRDPLESAQLPAQWNT; translated from the coding sequence ATGTCCGCCAATGACCAGCCTCAGATGCATGCCGTGACCCAGGCCGTCAACGCCCAGGCTCACCCGGTGCCCGACCGCCACGGTGCCAATTTCTATGCCACCGACGCCGAGCTGCAATCGCTGCTCAAGCTCTATCTGCCAGCCGATCTGCTGGCCCATCTGCAGCCGTACTTCCAGCGCATGGGCGAGCTGGCCGGTGGCCGCATCGACGAGCTGGCCGGCATTGCCGACAAGAACCCGCCCGAGCTGGAATACCGCACGCGCTCGGGCCAGGACCGCCAGCGCATCATCAAGCATCCGGCCTATGAAGAGCTGGAGCGAATTGCCTATGGAGAGTTCGGCCTGCAGGCCATGTCGCACCGCGACGACATGCTGGGCTGGCAGGGCAAGATGCCGCCGATCGTCAAATACGCACTGACCTATCTGTTCGTGCAGTCCGAGTTCGGTTTGTGCTGCCCGCTGTCCATGACCGATTCGCTGACCCGCACCTTGAAGAAGTTCGGCAGCAGTGAGCTGGTGGACAAATACCTGCCACAACTGCTGTCGCTGGACTGGGATGAACAGGCGCAAGGAGCCATGTTCATGACCGAGCAGGCGGCCGGCTCGGACATCTCCAACACCCAGACCATAGCCTATGCCCAGGCCGATGGCAGCTGGAGCCTGACGGGCGACAAATGGTTTTGCTCCAACCCCGATGCGGAATTTGCCATGGTGCTGGCGCGCGTGGATGGCGGGCCGCCCGGCATGAAGGGCATTTCGCTGTTTCTGCTGCCGCGGAGCCTGGACGACGGCAGCGACAACCATTACCGCATCGTTCGCTTGAAGGACAAGATGGGCACGCGCTCCATGGCCAGCGGCGAAATCCGCATGGACGATGCCCGTGCCTATCTGGTGGGCGAGCAGGGCCGGGGCTTTGTGCAGATGGCCGATATGGTCAACAACTCACGTCTGTCGAACGGCGTGCGTTCGGCCGGCATGATGCGCCGCGCCGTGGCCGAGGCCGAGTTCATCGCCCATGAGCGCATCGCCTTCGGCAAGCGCATTGAGGACATGCCACTGATGCAGCGCCAGCTCGACAAGCTACGCCTGCCGGCCGAACAGGCGCGCAGCATGGTGTTCCAGACAGCGCAGACGTTGATGCGCTCCGATGCCGGCGAGCCCGATGCCTATGCGCTGCTGCGCATTCTGACGCCCATGCTCAAATTCCGCGCCTGCCGCGATGCGCGCAAGGTCACGGGCGATGCCATGGAAGTGCGTGGCGGCTGCGGCTATATCGAGGAGTGGAGCGACCCGCGTCTGGTGCGCGATGCCCACCTGGGCTCCATCTGGGAAGGCACGAGCAATATCGTGGCCCTTGATGTGATTCGGGCCATCAAGCGCGAAGGTTCGCTGCCGGTGCTGCAAGCCTATTTGACGAAGCTGCTGGATGAGGCGCAGCTCAGCGCCGCTTACCGCCAGGCGCTGGAAGCAGCGCTGGCGCGGGCCGGCGCACTGGCAGAGAAAGCGGCAGAAGAGGGTGGCGATGTGCTGGCCCGCCAGGCGGCTACCGGCCTCTACAACTGCACCACGGCCATTGCCATGGCCTGGGAGGCGGGCCAGACCGGCTCGGCCGAGCGCCTGCGCCTGTCGCAGCTGGTGCTGCTGCACCGCGTGCTGTCGCGCGATCCGCTGGAGTCGGCCCAGCTGCCGGCGCAGTGGAATACATGA
- a CDS encoding tripartite tricarboxylate transporter substrate binding protein: MAGAALSLGTSLGAVAAEKFPERPIMFVVPFPPGGPTDAMARILATELTKELGQSVIVENKAGAGGNIGADAVARAKPDGYTLMFGTSGPLAINKPLYKSINYDPRTSFTPIIYVGYLPNVLVVRPDLGVSNVKELIALDKAKPGKLNFASSGNGASSHLAGVLFNGMAGTQLQHVPYKGTGPALNDLLAGQVDMAFTDILTAMPYIKAGKFKALGIATAKHSSAMPQIPTIAEQGLPAYDVSVFFGVVGPKGMAADRVELLNRAYTKALDSENVKKAFAAQGLERGADTKPAYLASLVKTEVDKWTEVVQKAGVKLD, translated from the coding sequence ATGGCCGGTGCCGCCCTGAGTCTGGGAACTTCGCTGGGCGCCGTGGCGGCCGAGAAATTTCCCGAGCGCCCCATCATGTTTGTCGTGCCCTTTCCTCCGGGCGGGCCCACAGACGCCATGGCCCGCATTCTGGCCACCGAGCTGACCAAGGAACTGGGCCAGAGCGTGATCGTGGAAAACAAGGCCGGTGCCGGCGGCAATATCGGTGCCGATGCCGTGGCCCGCGCCAAGCCCGATGGCTACACACTGATGTTCGGCACCTCGGGCCCGCTGGCCATCAACAAGCCGCTGTACAAGTCCATCAATTACGACCCGCGCACCAGCTTCACGCCCATTATTTATGTGGGCTATCTGCCCAATGTGCTGGTGGTGCGCCCGGATCTGGGCGTGAGCAATGTCAAGGAGCTGATTGCGCTGGACAAGGCCAAGCCCGGCAAGCTCAACTTTGCTTCGTCCGGCAATGGGGCTTCCTCTCATCTGGCGGGGGTGCTGTTCAACGGCATGGCCGGTACCCAGTTGCAGCATGTGCCCTACAAGGGCACGGGCCCGGCGCTCAATGATTTGCTGGCAGGGCAGGTGGACATGGCCTTTACCGACATCCTCACGGCCATGCCTTATATCAAGGCAGGCAAGTTCAAGGCCCTGGGCATTGCCACGGCCAAGCATTCCAGCGCCATGCCGCAAATCCCCACCATCGCCGAGCAAGGCCTGCCGGCTTATGACGTGAGCGTGTTCTTTGGCGTGGTCGGCCCCAAGGGCATGGCTGCAGATCGGGTGGAGCTGCTGAACCGCGCCTATACCAAGGCCCTGGACTCCGAGAATGTCAAAAAAGCGTTTGCCGCCCAGGGGCTGGAGCGCGGTGCCGACACCAAGCCAGCCTATCTGGCAAGCCTGGTGAAAACCGAGGTCGACAAATGGACTGAGGTGGTGCAAAAGGCGGGCGTCAAGCTCGATTGA
- a CDS encoding M20 aminoacylase family protein, which produces MTISSPPHLLAQLQATAAEFVDIRRSIHAHPELAFEENRTSSIVAECLERWGYAVHRGLGTTGVVGVLKKGLGGKSLGIRADMDALPIHERTGLDYASRLPGKMHACGHDGHTAILLCAAQYLAEQAEFNGTLNLIFQPAEENEGGALRMVDEGLFEQFPCDEIYALHNAPGLPVGKMAISQGPAMASFDRVTVTLRGRSAHGAMPHHGIDSMQCAASIVLGLQSIITREIDAQHAAVITVGSIQAGEVFNIVPETAVLKIGVRALDPDVRSWVERRIKAFIQAQAESYQLGCEIAYVHKYPVLVNCREQTEYARQAAIRLLGTDNVGERTPTMGSEDFAYMLQKRPGAYIRLGNGVGEDGGCMVHNPLYDFNDKALPVGAAFWVHLAQSYLA; this is translated from the coding sequence ATGACAATTTCAAGCCCTCCCCATTTGCTGGCGCAGCTGCAGGCCACGGCAGCCGAGTTTGTGGATATTCGCCGCAGCATCCATGCCCATCCCGAGCTGGCCTTTGAGGAAAACCGTACCAGCAGTATCGTGGCCGAATGCCTGGAGCGCTGGGGCTATGCGGTGCATCGAGGCCTTGGCACGACCGGCGTGGTCGGCGTTCTGAAAAAAGGCCTGGGTGGAAAATCCTTGGGCATCCGGGCCGACATGGATGCTCTGCCCATTCATGAACGCACAGGGCTGGATTACGCCAGCCGCCTGCCGGGCAAGATGCATGCTTGCGGACATGACGGACATACCGCCATCTTGCTATGTGCGGCCCAATACCTTGCCGAACAGGCGGAGTTCAACGGAACGTTGAATCTGATCTTTCAGCCCGCCGAGGAAAACGAGGGCGGCGCCTTGCGCATGGTGGATGAGGGCCTGTTCGAGCAGTTTCCCTGCGATGAAATCTATGCGCTTCACAACGCGCCGGGTCTGCCGGTGGGCAAGATGGCCATCAGTCAGGGGCCGGCCATGGCCTCGTTTGATCGGGTCACCGTGACGCTGCGCGGGCGCAGCGCCCATGGAGCCATGCCGCACCACGGCATCGATAGCATGCAATGCGCGGCAAGCATTGTGCTCGGCTTGCAATCCATCATCACGCGGGAGATAGATGCCCAGCATGCGGCCGTCATCACGGTGGGGTCCATCCAGGCGGGCGAGGTCTTCAATATCGTGCCTGAAACTGCGGTACTCAAGATCGGGGTGCGGGCGCTGGACCCCGATGTGCGCAGCTGGGTGGAAAGGCGCATCAAGGCCTTTATCCAGGCCCAGGCAGAGAGCTATCAACTCGGTTGCGAGATCGCCTATGTGCACAAGTACCCGGTGCTCGTGAACTGCAGGGAGCAGACCGAGTATGCGCGCCAGGCGGCCATTCGCTTGCTGGGTACGGACAACGTGGGAGAGCGTACGCCCACGATGGGCAGTGAAGATTTTGCCTACATGCTGCAAAAGCGCCCGGGGGCTTACATCCGTCTCGGCAACGGAGTGGGCGAAGACGGCGGTTGCATGGTGCACAACCCGCTGTATGACTTCAACGACAAGGCCTTGCCTGTAGGCGCGGCCTTCTGGGTGCATCTGGCGCAAAGCTATCTGGCTTGA
- a CDS encoding tripartite tricarboxylate transporter substrate binding protein, giving the protein MNTYHRRTFLQHTAALSSAAALVGRSAWAAESFPSKPLTLMVPYPAGGVSDVAARIFAESIGRSVKQPVIVENLGGGTGLIAANKVLNTPADGYMFFHGSANEVFLAPMLNAAARYKPSDFMQVAPTTDAAIVLMVREGLPVSSYDGFIDYARSRKGQPLTYGTVGIDSMYNLMGDALAAKLQLPFLHVPYKGAAPALQDLAGGQVDFAILPYQASFEGMAKQGRLKILTSFSKALPKDLSHVPLISQSKYSPDFEYTVSAGYFVRKNTPPDRVAVLRSAVGEALMNAEIRSKLEAEGKHVRQSTATQAESDKSFNLFHQRLTLLIQSVGRKSLA; this is encoded by the coding sequence ATGAACACCTATCACCGTCGCACCTTTTTGCAGCACACGGCAGCGCTTTCGAGTGCTGCCGCGCTCGTGGGCCGCAGTGCATGGGCTGCGGAATCTTTTCCCTCCAAGCCTTTGACCCTCATGGTTCCTTACCCCGCCGGCGGGGTCAGCGATGTGGCCGCGCGAATTTTTGCCGAGTCCATTGGGCGCAGCGTCAAGCAGCCGGTGATTGTGGAAAATCTCGGGGGAGGCACCGGTCTGATCGCCGCAAACAAGGTGCTCAACACGCCTGCCGATGGCTATATGTTCTTTCACGGCTCGGCCAATGAGGTGTTCCTGGCCCCGATGCTGAATGCGGCAGCGCGCTATAAGCCGAGTGACTTCATGCAAGTGGCGCCTACGACGGATGCCGCCATTGTGCTGATGGTGAGAGAGGGTCTGCCCGTCAGCAGCTATGACGGGTTTATCGACTATGCGCGCAGCCGCAAGGGTCAGCCTCTGACCTACGGGACAGTTGGCATTGACTCCATGTACAACCTCATGGGCGATGCGCTGGCCGCCAAGCTGCAGCTGCCGTTCCTGCATGTGCCCTACAAGGGGGCAGCCCCGGCCCTGCAGGATCTGGCCGGGGGGCAGGTGGACTTTGCCATCCTGCCCTACCAGGCCAGCTTTGAAGGCATGGCCAAGCAGGGGCGGCTGAAGATTTTGACCAGCTTCTCCAAAGCCTTGCCCAAGGACTTGAGCCATGTCCCTTTGATATCGCAGAGCAAATACAGCCCGGACTTCGAGTACACGGTCAGCGCCGGCTACTTCGTCAGAAAAAACACGCCGCCCGACCGGGTTGCCGTATTGCGCAGCGCCGTCGGCGAAGCATTGATGAATGCGGAAATCCGCAGCAAGCTGGAAGCAGAAGGCAAGCATGTTCGCCAGTCCACAGCCACGCAGGCGGAGTCCGACAAGAGCTTCAATCTGTTCCATCAGCGGCTGACTCTGTTGATCCAGAGCGTGGGCCGTAAGTCCTTGGCTTGA
- a CDS encoding CaiB/BaiF CoA-transferase family protein, protein MHKPATIHPGALQGVKVLDLSRILGGPFCGQILGDHGADVLKVEPPQGDDTRTWGPPFQEGVASYYFGLNRNKRSQFLDLSAADGQARVRELMAQADVVVENFKVGTMEKWGIGYEQMHAEFPHLIWCRVTGFGADGPLGSLPGYDAAIQAMAGIMSINGEADGEPLRVGLPVVDMVTGLNATIGVLLALHERGRSGQGQLVDASLYDSGLSLLHPHAANWFMGGKVPQRSGNAHPNIYPYDALNTGGAPIFLAVGNDRQFRLLCSHVGREALAQDARFATAGQRSVNRVELKTLLEEALLVFDGVSLADELMAIGVPAAPVLNVAQALEHPHTEHREMIVRMGDYQGLGAPIKLSRTPASYRFAPLSEGRDFLTAGTRPDEGHKSVA, encoded by the coding sequence ATGCACAAACCCGCCACAATCCACCCAGGAGCCTTGCAAGGCGTCAAGGTTCTTGATCTGTCGCGCATCCTCGGGGGCCCGTTTTGCGGGCAGATACTGGGCGACCATGGTGCCGATGTGCTCAAGGTCGAGCCGCCACAGGGCGACGATACGCGCACCTGGGGCCCTCCATTTCAGGAGGGCGTGGCTTCCTATTACTTCGGACTAAACCGCAACAAGCGCAGCCAGTTTCTGGATTTGTCTGCCGCTGACGGGCAAGCGCGCGTGCGCGAGCTGATGGCCCAAGCCGATGTGGTGGTGGAGAACTTCAAGGTCGGCACCATGGAGAAATGGGGCATCGGCTACGAGCAGATGCATGCCGAGTTTCCTCACTTGATCTGGTGCCGTGTCACCGGCTTTGGCGCCGACGGTCCGCTGGGCAGTCTGCCAGGTTACGACGCAGCCATCCAGGCCATGGCTGGCATCATGAGCATCAACGGCGAAGCCGATGGCGAGCCCTTGCGCGTGGGTCTGCCGGTGGTGGACATGGTTACCGGCCTGAACGCGACGATAGGCGTGCTGCTGGCACTGCATGAGCGTGGACGCAGCGGCCAGGGGCAATTGGTGGATGCCTCGCTGTACGACTCCGGCCTGTCGCTGCTGCACCCGCATGCGGCCAACTGGTTCATGGGGGGCAAGGTGCCGCAGCGCTCGGGCAATGCCCATCCCAATATCTATCCCTATGACGCCTTGAATACCGGCGGTGCTCCCATTTTTCTGGCCGTGGGCAATGACCGGCAGTTCCGGCTGTTGTGCAGCCATGTGGGGCGTGAAGCGCTGGCGCAGGACGCACGCTTTGCCACGGCCGGCCAGCGATCGGTCAACCGGGTCGAACTCAAGACCTTGCTGGAAGAGGCTTTGCTGGTGTTCGATGGCGTGAGTCTGGCCGATGAGCTGATGGCCATCGGCGTGCCTGCGGCACCGGTTCTCAATGTGGCGCAGGCGCTGGAGCATCCGCATACCGAGCACCGGGAGATGATTGTCAGGATGGGGGACTATCAGGGACTTGGCGCACCGATCAAGCTCAGCCGCACGCCGGCCAGCTACCGGTTTGCACCTCTGAGTGAGGGCCGGGATTTTCTGACGGCTGGGACCCGCCCGGACGAGGGCCACAAGTCAGTCGCCTGA